The following are encoded in a window of Phaseolus vulgaris cultivar G19833 chromosome 3, P. vulgaris v2.0, whole genome shotgun sequence genomic DNA:
- the LOC137807372 gene encoding uncharacterized protein, whose amino-acid sequence MASTKVQRVMTQPINLIFRFLQSKARIQIWLFEQKDLRIEGRIIGFDEYMNLVLDDAEEVNVKKKSRKTLGRILLKGDNITLMMSTGK is encoded by the exons ATGGCTAGCACCAAAGTTCAGAGGGTTATGACTCAGCCCATT AACTTGATTTTCAGGTTTCTTCAGAGT AAAGCACGCATTCAAATTTGGCTTTTTGAGCAAAAGGATTTGAGGATTGAAGGACGAATCATT GGTTTTGATGAATACATGAATTTGGTTCTTGACGATGCTGAGGAAGTGAACGTCAAGAAGAAGAGCAGAAAGACATTAG GGAGGATCCTTCTTAAAGGAGACAACATAACTTTAATGATGAGCAC GGGGAAATGA